A single Capricornis sumatraensis isolate serow.1 chromosome 20, serow.2, whole genome shotgun sequence DNA region contains:
- the LOC138096825 gene encoding interferon-inducible GTPase 5-like has protein sequence MRSSSPEDGELGVWQPMASEVFQSCLSQCKILELSKDTRALKEAFEAGDLPAVAAKLQSILHSLENVRLDIGVTGGMGSGKSTFINAIRGLGDEDTNSACTGVVEMTVDPTPDPHPKYPSVVFWDLPGVGTSAFRAGKYFRWVQLFRYDFFLIITSESFTADLAELALEILRQGKHFYCIRSKVDVDIAASRSRRPSSFSEERVLNQIRDACVPGMEAQGLRDPRVFLLSMFELGKYDFHLLEESMVRDLESHKRHAFLVALPNVSKPTLERKAASLRQHTWLVATVACGANPRPVPGLPEVACDLYMLTRALEGYHHSFGLDGGSLIRLAEQTGQPLHKILQVLQGPKTKVTEALVAELLGQASGDALAFSQKLLNVPVLGSLASCGLSFATVYRMLRTSLDVAVSDAHSVLVQASLDSPDRKLPDGQWSQPGA, from the exons ATGCG GTCATCAAGTCCTGAAGACGGAGAACTGGGGGTCTGGCAGCCCATGGCCAGCGAGGTCTTCCAATCGTGCCTCAGCCAATGCAAGATCCTGGAGCTCTCAAAGGACACCAGGGCCCTGAAGGAGGCCTTTGAGGCGGGGGATCTGCCAGCAGTTGCCGCCAAGTTACAATCTATACTTCATTCTCTGGAGAACGTCCGGCTGGACATCGGTGTCACCGGGGGGATGGGCTCAGGCAAGTCCACCTTCATCAATGCCATCCGGGGGCTAGGGGACGAGGACACCAACTCGGCCTGCACGGGCGTGGTGGAAATGACCGTGGACCCCACACCGGACCCACATCCCAAGTACCCCAGTGTCGTCTTCTGGGACCTGCCGGGCGTCGGCACCTCCGCCTTCCGGGCTGGCAAGTACTTCCGGTGGGTGCAGCTCTTCCGGTATGACTTCTTCCTCATCATTACCTCGGAGAGCTTCACCGCCGACCTCGCCGAGCTGGCTCTTGAGATCCTGCGACAGGGCAAGCACTTCTACTGCATCCGCTCCAAGGTGGACGTGGACATCGCCGCCTCCCGCAGCCGCCGCCCCAGCTCCTTCTCGGAGGAGCGGGTGCTCAACCAGATCCGGGACGCCTGTGTGCCCGGGATGGAGG CACAGGGACTCAGGGACCCCAGGGTCTTCCTGCTGTCCATGTTTGAGCTGGGCAAGTATGACTTCCACCTGCTGGAGGAGTCGATGGTGAGGGACCTTGAGAGTCACAAGCGGCACGCATTCCTGGTGGCCCTGCCCAACGTCTCCAAGCCCACACTGGAGCGGAAGGCGGCCTCGCTGAGGCAGCACACCTGGCTGGTGGCCACGGTGGCCTGCGGGGCCAACCCAAGGCCCGTGCCAGGCCTGCCGGAGGTGGCATGTGACCTGTACATGCTCACCCGGGCCCTGGAGGGCTACCACCACAGCTTCGGCCTGGACGGGGGATCCCTCATCAGGCTGGCAGAGCAGACGGGCCAGCCCTTGCACAAGATCCTGCAGGTGCTCCAGGGCCCGAAGACCAAGGTCACTGAGGCACTGGTGGCAGAGCTGCTGGGTCAGGCCTCCGGGGATGCCTTGGCCTTCAGCCAGAAGCTCCTCAACGTGCCTGTCCTGGGCTCCCTGGCCTCCTGTGGCCTATCCTTTGCCACCGTCTACCGGATGCTCCGCACCTCCCTGGATGTGGCTGTCAGTGATGCCCATAGCGTGCTGGTccaggcctccctagacagccctGACCGCAAGCTCCCGGATGGTCAGTGGTCCCAGCCCGGCGCCTAG
- the SMG9 gene encoding nonsense-mediated mRNA decay factor SMG9 produces MSESGHSQPGLYGIERRRRWKEPGPGGPQNLSGPGGRERDYIAPWERERRDGSEETSTAVMQKTPIILSKPPAERSKQPPPPAAPATPPAPAPLEKPIVLMKPREEGKGPAATTSASTPEGTAPPPPAAPVPPKGEKEGQRPTQPVYQIQNRGMGTAAPAAVDPVVGQAKLLPPERMKHSIKLVDDQMNWCDSAIEYLLDQTDVLVVGVLGLQGTGKSMVMSLLSANTPEEDQRAYVFRAQSAEMKERGGNQTSGIDFFITQERIVFLDTQPILSPSILDHLINNDRKLPPEYNLPHTYVEMQSLQIAAFLFTVCHVVIVVQDWFTDLSLYRFLQTAEMVKPSTPSPSHESSSSSGSDEGAEYYPHLVFLQNKARREDFCPRKLRQMHLMIDQLMAHSHLRYKGTLSMLQCNVFPGLPPDFLDSEVNLFLMPFMDSETESETPPRAGPGSSPLFSLLPGYRGHPSFQSLVSKLRSQVMSMARPQLSHTILTEKNWFHYAARIWDGVKKSSALAEYSRLLA; encoded by the exons ATGTCTGAGTCTGGGCACAGTCAGCCAGGGCTCTATGGGATAGAGAGGCGGCGGCGCTGGAAGGAGCCAGGCCCTGGCGGCCCCCAGAATCTCTCCGGGCCCGGAGGTCGGGAGAGGGACTACATCGCACCCTGGGAAAGAGAGAGACGG GATGGCAGCGAAGAGACTAGCACGGCGGTCATGCAGAAAACCCCCATCATCCTCTCAAAGCCTCCAGCAGAGCGG TCAAAGCAGCCCCCGCCTCCAGCAGCCCCTGCCACCCCACCTGCCCCGGCCCCTCTGGAGAAGCCCATTGTGCTCATGAAGCCCCGGGAGGAGGGGAAAGGGCCGGCGGCCACAACGAGCGCCTCAACCCCCGAGGGCACTGCCCCACCACCCCCGGCAGCCCCTGTGCCACCCAAGGGGGAGAAGGAGGGCCAGAGACCCACACAGCCCGTGTACCAGATCCAGAACCGGGGCATGGGCACTGCCGCCCCAGCAGCCGTGGACC CTGTCGTGGGCCAGGCCAAACTGCTGCCCCCGGAGCGCATGAAGCACAGCATCAAGCTGGTGGACGACCAGATGAATTGGTGCGACAGTGCCATTGAG TACCTGTTGGATCAGACTGATGTCCTGGTGGTTGGTGTCCTGGGCCTCCAGGGGACGGGCAAGTCCATGGTCATGTCGTTGTTGTCAGCCAACACTCCGGAGGAGGACCAGAG GGCGTATGTTTTCCGGGCCCAGAGCGCCGAAATGAAGGAGCGAGGGGGCAACCAGACCAGTGGCATCGACTTCTTTATTACCCAAGAGCGGATTGTTTTCCTGGACACACAG CCCATCCTGAGCCCCTCCATCTTGGACCATCTCATCAACAACGACCGCAAGCTGCCTCCAGAGTACAACCTGCCCCACACCTACGTTGAGATGCAG TCACTCCAGATTGCTGCCTTCCTCTTCACGGTCTGCCACGTGGTGATAGTCGTCCAGGACTGGTTCACGGACCTCAGTCTGTACAG GTTCCTCCAGACAGCAGAGATGGTGAAACCCTCCACCCCATCTCCCAGCCACGAGTCCAGCAGCTCGTCAGGATCCGACGAAGGCGCTGAGTACTACCCTCACCTGG tctTCCTGCAGAATAAAGCTCGCCGGGAGGACTTCTGTCCCCGCAAGCTACGGCAGATGCACCTGATGATCGACCAGCTCATGGCCCACTCCCACCTGCGGTACAAGG gcactctatccatgTTGCAGTGCAATGTCTTCCCTGGGCTCCCGCCTGACTTCCTGGACTCTGAGGTCAACCTGTTCCTGATGCCCTTCATGGACAGTGAGACAGAGAGTGAAACCCCACCTCGCGCAG GACCTGGTTCCAGCCCCCTCTTCTCCCTGCTCCCCGGGTACCGAGGCCACCCCAGCTTCCAGTCCTTGGTGAGCAAGCTTCGGAGCCAGGTGATGTCCATGGCCCGGCCGCAGCTGTCACACACGATCCTCACCGAGAAGAACTG GTTCCACTATGCCGCCCGGATCTGGGACGGGGTGAAGAAGTCCTCCGCCCTGGCAGAGTACAGCCGCCTGCTGGCCTGA